The Prosthecobacter vanneervenii genome has a segment encoding these proteins:
- a CDS encoding zinc-dependent alcohol dehydrogenase codes for MKSVIAIAPGELAILDTPQPQPGPYQALVRTECACLCNRTDSELLAGKFPGMEDKFPFALGHESVGIVVAVGEKVRNFKVGDRAVGGLVFDLQTEGVDSGWGGFGEYTLANDHDAMVADGVADEAHGWVEVFEIQTRVDADIPPEQAVLLCTWREVLGAFRDFHLQPGDDVLIYGAGPVGLSFVKLGRLFGLGWIGIVDRHADKQAKALAFGADAAFAPGDIAIGELAKIRGKKLDAVIDAVGHPDIVQQGLPLLRRGGSHCIYGVLTHGVLHIDKTKADFNFNLFVHQWPTRRYEKESQAMLCRWIREGRLTSADFITHRFQVGEITSAFKAVANRKVIKALLEYPTAQA; via the coding sequence ATGAAGTCCGTCATCGCCATCGCCCCTGGAGAACTCGCCATCCTCGACACCCCGCAGCCGCAGCCGGGGCCCTACCAGGCGCTGGTGCGCACCGAATGCGCCTGCCTCTGCAACCGCACAGACTCCGAGCTGCTCGCGGGGAAGTTTCCCGGCATGGAGGACAAGTTTCCCTTTGCCCTCGGGCACGAGAGCGTGGGCATCGTGGTGGCGGTGGGAGAGAAGGTGCGGAACTTCAAGGTGGGAGACCGCGCGGTGGGCGGCCTCGTCTTTGATCTGCAAACCGAAGGCGTGGACTCCGGCTGGGGCGGCTTTGGCGAGTACACCCTGGCCAATGACCACGACGCGATGGTGGCCGATGGTGTGGCGGATGAGGCCCACGGCTGGGTGGAGGTCTTTGAGATCCAGACCCGTGTGGACGCCGACATCCCGCCCGAGCAGGCCGTGCTGCTCTGCACCTGGCGCGAGGTTCTCGGTGCATTCCGCGACTTCCATCTGCAGCCCGGAGACGACGTGCTCATCTACGGCGCTGGTCCTGTGGGCCTGAGCTTTGTGAAGCTGGGCCGCCTCTTTGGCCTCGGCTGGATCGGCATCGTGGACCGCCATGCCGACAAGCAGGCCAAGGCGCTGGCCTTTGGCGCTGACGCCGCCTTTGCCCCGGGAGACATCGCCATCGGCGAACTGGCCAAGATCCGTGGCAAGAAGCTGGATGCCGTGATTGATGCTGTGGGCCACCCCGATATCGTGCAGCAGGGCCTGCCGCTACTGCGCCGTGGAGGCTCCCACTGTATCTACGGCGTGCTGACCCACGGCGTGCTGCACATCGACAAAACGAAAGCCGACTTCAACTTCAACCTCTTCGTGCACCAGTGGCCCACACGCCGGTACGAAAAGGAGTCTCAGGCCATGCTGTGCCGGTGGATTCGTGAAGGGCGGCTGACCTCCGCAGACTTCATCACCCACCGCTTCCAGGTGGGGGAGATCACCTCCGCATTCA